The Nocardia sp. XZ_19_385 genome window below encodes:
- a CDS encoding DinB family protein produces the protein MPTAARRRDTPPPSTGSSEIEVLRGFLDYLRTSIAAKVDGAPEPQVRTAAVPSGTNLLGLLEHLTNVERSMFLGDKVTDWQATFHAAPADTVADVVAHYRSTVDRANKVLDECTDLSAPLPHPDRRAPTVRWALTHMIEETGRHAGHADILRELIDGATGR, from the coding sequence ATGCCCACCGCCGCCCGCCGCCGCGACACCCCGCCACCGAGCACCGGAAGCAGCGAAATCGAAGTCCTGCGCGGCTTTCTCGACTACCTGCGAACCTCGATCGCCGCAAAAGTCGACGGCGCCCCCGAACCGCAGGTCCGAACGGCCGCGGTCCCGTCGGGCACCAACCTGCTCGGCCTGCTCGAACACCTCACCAACGTCGAACGCTCAATGTTCCTCGGGGACAAGGTCACCGACTGGCAAGCGACGTTCCACGCCGCACCTGCCGACACCGTCGCCGACGTCGTCGCGCACTACCGATCCACAGTAGATCGCGCCAACAAGGTTCTCGACGAATGCACCGACCTCTCCGCACCACTCCCCCATCCGGATCGCCGCGCCCCCACCGTCCGCTGGGCCCTCACCCACATGATCGAGGAAACCGGCCGCCACGCCGGCCACGCCGACATCCTCCGCGAACTGATCGACGGCGCGACCGGTCGCTAG
- a CDS encoding helix-turn-helix domain-containing protein, translating into MDPDTENVLDSVGPRLRALRRDRGITLADLAATTGVSESTLSRLESGQRRASLELLLPLARTYNVPLDDLVGAPRTGDPRIHLKPIQRYGMIFIPLSRRPGGTQAFKMIIPARPEPLEPTPQTHEGFEWLYVLNGRLRLMVGDRDLTLSAGEAAEFDTSLPHWLGSADGGAVELLILFGLHGTRAHVHPSRGG; encoded by the coding sequence ATGGACCCCGATACGGAGAACGTGCTCGACTCGGTCGGACCCCGGCTGCGCGCGCTGCGCCGCGACCGCGGCATCACCCTCGCCGACCTCGCGGCGACGACCGGGGTATCGGAAAGCACCCTGTCGCGGCTGGAGAGCGGGCAGCGCCGGGCCAGCCTGGAACTGCTGTTGCCGCTGGCTCGTACCTACAACGTCCCGCTGGACGACCTGGTCGGCGCCCCGCGCACCGGCGACCCGCGGATTCACCTGAAACCGATCCAGCGCTACGGGATGATCTTCATTCCGTTGTCCCGGCGGCCCGGCGGGACGCAGGCTTTCAAGATGATCATCCCGGCACGTCCGGAACCTTTGGAGCCCACACCGCAGACGCACGAGGGTTTCGAATGGTTGTATGTCCTCAATGGCCGCCTGCGGCTGATGGTCGGCGATCGGGACCTGACCTTGTCGGCGGGCGAGGCCGCCGAATTCGACACGTCGTTGCCGCATTGGCTGGGTAGCGCCGACGGCGGAGCGGTCGAGTTACTCATCCTCTTCGGATTGCACGGGACGCGCGCGCACGTGCACCCCAGCCGGGGCGGCTGA
- a CDS encoding ABC transporter substrate-binding protein, with protein MNPDLFKQELHALVTEATTVGGVQQGRLAEAARVGPEVLTRAITPGFAMPTAAATRAIVRACLAITSPGLTGEQLDAALAEWEEKRRDAAGEIPPAQQPADPAPHDPNPPQRPAIWDRVRRRPLLAAAAVAALVVVVAVPAKLWLLSSDPEPCAAAGLTLQDDECIGVTDGAFTGFDEASQPVVDQIARQNAEVGENYVTVAVFGPLSQPPAPDGPGSRPGQLDSEQAKQMLIGAATAQARINATRVIGDPQPRIRLLLANPGSYQTRWSEPVQQLIDTRDDSDQRRRVVAVVALGTSVISTREAAKKLSEAKIPIIGAITTADDLNYTNIPGMLRATPTTSDYVAAIAKHLTAHPPSGPAMVVWDQNSEDRGDLYTGALQKAFHDQLGGWIGDLPDQAFVGATLPGDTWPQIFDAVTINICQSGAAIILYAGRVTDLPVFLESLKARRVCRDRPLTIMTGVAALTVIDRGDHEELRKAGLSIVYAGVTDPHTWPHGQGSPPEGWQPYAEALTAGGYRVTDADAYTCLTHDALLTATRAIRLASPNRVPQATDVISQLRNINGAYTIPGCSGTLSFTTTSNGAPLGTPIQIVTIPR; from the coding sequence GTGAATCCGGATCTGTTCAAACAGGAATTGCACGCGCTGGTTACCGAGGCGACAACGGTCGGCGGTGTGCAGCAGGGGCGTCTGGCCGAGGCAGCGCGGGTCGGCCCGGAGGTGCTGACCCGCGCGATCACCCCTGGCTTCGCCATGCCGACGGCGGCAGCGACCCGCGCTATCGTGCGGGCGTGCCTCGCCATCACCAGTCCGGGGTTGACCGGTGAGCAACTGGACGCCGCGCTGGCCGAGTGGGAGGAGAAACGCCGGGACGCCGCAGGCGAGATCCCACCCGCTCAGCAACCGGCCGACCCCGCGCCGCACGACCCGAATCCGCCGCAACGGCCTGCGATCTGGGATCGGGTGCGCCGCCGCCCGCTCCTGGCAGCCGCTGCGGTCGCAGCCCTCGTGGTGGTGGTCGCGGTGCCCGCGAAACTTTGGCTACTGTCGTCGGACCCGGAACCGTGCGCCGCAGCTGGTTTGACCCTGCAAGACGACGAGTGCATCGGCGTCACCGACGGCGCCTTCACCGGTTTCGACGAGGCCTCCCAGCCGGTGGTCGACCAGATCGCCCGTCAAAACGCCGAGGTCGGCGAAAACTACGTCACCGTCGCGGTATTCGGCCCGCTGTCGCAGCCGCCCGCCCCCGATGGCCCCGGCTCGCGCCCAGGCCAGCTCGACAGCGAGCAGGCCAAACAGATGCTCATCGGCGCCGCGACCGCACAAGCGCGCATCAACGCCACCCGGGTGATCGGCGACCCGCAACCGCGAATTCGCTTGCTGCTGGCCAATCCCGGCAGTTATCAGACCCGCTGGTCCGAACCGGTGCAGCAGTTGATCGACACCCGCGACGATTCCGACCAGCGCCGCCGCGTCGTCGCCGTGGTGGCGTTGGGCACCAGTGTCATCTCCACCCGCGAGGCCGCCAAGAAACTGTCCGAGGCCAAGATTCCGATCATCGGCGCGATCACCACCGCCGACGACCTGAACTACACCAACATCCCCGGCATGCTGCGCGCCACCCCGACCACCAGCGACTACGTCGCCGCCATCGCCAAACACCTGACCGCGCACCCACCGTCCGGCCCGGCAATGGTGGTGTGGGATCAGAACTCCGAAGACCGCGGCGATCTCTACACCGGCGCCCTGCAGAAGGCCTTCCACGACCAACTCGGCGGCTGGATCGGCGATCTGCCCGATCAGGCGTTCGTCGGCGCCACGCTGCCCGGCGACACCTGGCCGCAGATTTTCGACGCCGTCACCATCAACATCTGCCAGTCCGGGGCCGCGATCATCCTCTACGCGGGTCGCGTCACCGATCTCCCGGTGTTCCTGGAATCGCTCAAAGCCCGGCGCGTCTGCCGCGACCGGCCGTTGACGATCATGACCGGGGTCGCGGCGCTCACGGTCATCGACCGCGGTGACCACGAGGAACTCCGTAAAGCCGGGCTGTCCATCGTCTATGCGGGAGTGACGGACCCGCACACCTGGCCACACGGCCAAGGCAGCCCGCCCGAGGGCTGGCAACCCTACGCGGAGGCCCTGACCGCCGGCGGGTACCGCGTCACCGACGCCGACGCCTACACCTGCCTGACCCACGACGCGCTGCTCACCGCCACCCGCGCGATCCGGCTGGCCTCACCCAACCGTGTCCCCCAGGCCACCGACGTGATCAGTCAGCTGCGAAACATCAACGGCGCCTACACCATCCCCGGTTGCAGCGGCACCCTGTCATTCACCACCACGAGCAACGGAGCACCCCTGGGCACACCGATCCAAATCGTCACCATCCCCCGATAG
- a CDS encoding pentapeptide repeat-containing protein, which yields MFGWERARPAPGQTRIGKSNRAIRRWAERFGLLPAILSALVAGIFIAYVAYQVVSRYTPTSQAAAAPIDITKVALTIVAGVGGVVALVIAYRRQRDAEQSRFVERFGAAAAQLGATDAAVRIAGVYAMAGTADEADGLRRQQCIDVLCGYLRLPYSPELGGNHQTKHVQKRTTGGDTGEDEDHFEYRQNDREVRATIIRVIADHLRAEAEYSWSASQFDFRTAYLEDVNLSRAIFAGAARFDEATFSGDAWFDKAQFTGTAGFDNATFAGTAWFGEVAFRGDAAFNKSVFSGIAGFDKATFGGTAWFGAATFGGDAGFGAATFSGNARFGGTTFRGDAGFGGATISGDTWFDNATFGGDAGFGGATFGGAARFDDATFGGDAGFGGATFGGAARFGEATFSGDAWFNTATFKGAAVFARFAFAGRTSFMAADFGSEPIVFTQPRQWGPPPPEFDWGNDGVGKPANVEPRVWPPVVSAP from the coding sequence ATGTTCGGGTGGGAGCGCGCGCGACCGGCTCCAGGGCAGACGCGAATCGGCAAGAGCAACAGAGCGATTCGCCGCTGGGCGGAGCGGTTCGGCTTGCTACCGGCGATCCTGAGCGCGCTCGTGGCCGGGATATTCATCGCCTACGTCGCCTATCAGGTCGTGTCCCGCTACACCCCGACCAGCCAGGCGGCGGCCGCGCCGATCGACATCACCAAGGTCGCGCTGACCATCGTCGCCGGGGTGGGCGGTGTCGTCGCCCTGGTGATCGCCTACCGCCGCCAGCGGGACGCCGAGCAGAGCCGCTTCGTCGAACGTTTCGGCGCCGCCGCCGCCCAGCTCGGCGCGACCGATGCCGCGGTACGCATCGCCGGGGTGTACGCGATGGCCGGCACCGCCGACGAGGCCGACGGGTTACGCAGGCAACAGTGCATCGACGTGCTCTGCGGCTATCTCCGCCTGCCCTACAGCCCGGAACTCGGCGGCAACCACCAGACCAAACATGTGCAGAAACGCACGACCGGCGGCGACACCGGCGAGGACGAGGACCACTTCGAGTACCGGCAGAACGACCGGGAGGTCCGCGCGACCATCATCCGCGTGATCGCCGACCACCTCCGCGCGGAAGCCGAATACAGTTGGTCGGCAAGCCAGTTCGACTTCCGGACCGCCTACCTCGAAGACGTCAACCTCAGCCGTGCCATCTTCGCCGGCGCCGCCCGCTTCGACGAGGCGACCTTCAGCGGCGACGCCTGGTTCGACAAGGCACAGTTCACCGGCACCGCCGGTTTCGACAACGCCACCTTCGCCGGCACCGCCTGGTTCGGCGAGGTGGCCTTCCGCGGTGACGCCGCCTTCAACAAGTCCGTGTTCAGCGGTATCGCAGGCTTCGACAAAGCCACCTTCGGCGGCACCGCCTGGTTCGGTGCGGCGACCTTCGGCGGCGACGCCGGATTCGGCGCAGCGACCTTCAGCGGCAACGCCAGGTTCGGCGGCACGACCTTCCGCGGCGACGCCGGATTCGGTGGGGCGACCATCAGCGGCGACACCTGGTTCGACAACGCGACTTTCGGCGGCGACGCCGGATTCGGTGGGGCCACCTTCGGCGGCGCCGCCAGGTTCGACGATGCGACTTTCGGCGGCGACGCCGGATTCGGCGGAGCGACCTTCGGCGGCGCCGCCAGGTTCGGCGAGGCAACCTTCAGCGGCGACGCCTGGTTCAACACGGCTACCTTCAAAGGGGCAGCCGTGTTCGCACGATTCGCGTTCGCGGGGAGAACCAGTTTCATGGCTGCCGACTTCGGCTCGGAGCCAATCGTTTTCACACAACCGCGGCAGTGGGGGCCACCGCCGCCGGAGTTCGACTGGGGAAACGATGGCGTCGGGAAGCCCGCCAATGTCGAACCGCGAGTCTGGCCGCCCGTTGTGTCAGCGCCCTGA
- a CDS encoding ABC transporter permease has product MTQNNRPSYLSFGLAWLLGYGAFALTYGADPPVPSAVAAILLFGGLLIALIITGVGAVRAQRGAHGREAVAGKLLAVAWLVGFGALSVLIQALSTALDEPEVQTLLWPSGAGLVVGMIYLAGGLAYRDTLQYALGAWLAVLSSAALFLDGANLYWALALIGGGGYLVATVLEPRRRTSSPVATQRVAHS; this is encoded by the coding sequence ATGACCCAGAACAACCGTCCCTCGTACCTGAGCTTCGGCCTCGCCTGGCTGCTCGGATACGGCGCGTTCGCGCTCACCTACGGCGCCGATCCGCCGGTGCCGTCCGCGGTAGCGGCGATCCTGCTGTTCGGCGGACTACTGATCGCTCTGATCATCACCGGCGTCGGGGCCGTCCGGGCACAGCGTGGTGCCCACGGCCGTGAGGCTGTCGCCGGCAAGTTGCTGGCCGTCGCATGGCTGGTCGGCTTCGGTGCGCTGTCTGTTCTCATCCAAGCCCTGAGCACCGCGCTGGACGAGCCCGAAGTGCAGACACTGCTGTGGCCGAGCGGGGCTGGTCTCGTCGTCGGAATGATCTATCTCGCAGGCGGACTCGCCTACCGCGACACCCTGCAATACGCCCTGGGAGCCTGGCTGGCCGTACTGTCTTCGGCCGCCCTGTTCCTGGACGGAGCGAACCTCTACTGGGCGCTGGCCCTGATCGGCGGCGGCGGTTACCTCGTCGCGACAGTGCTGGAGCCGCGCCGCCGCACGTCGTCGCCGGTGGCAACCCAGCGAGTGGCACATAGCTGA
- a CDS encoding TetR/AcrR family transcriptional regulator, whose amino-acid sequence MTEPASRKPRRATYRHGALREALIDAGVAMAREGGGPQSIVLREAARRAEVAPNAAYTHFKDREALVQAVARVALAKLATAMAAEQEALPPSGDPAASARARFRAVGSGYLRFARAEPGLFRTAFATQRDVSAVAEPESAGPTGRSAIEILSDSLDGLVDTGLLPRERRPGAEFLAWPTVHGLAYLAVDGPLRFLEPEQLDHLTDQLLTMLDRGV is encoded by the coding sequence ATGACCGAACCCGCGAGCCGGAAACCCCGGCGCGCCACCTACCGGCACGGCGCGCTCCGGGAAGCGCTCATCGACGCCGGCGTCGCTATGGCCCGCGAAGGCGGCGGCCCTCAGTCGATCGTGCTGCGCGAAGCCGCGCGCCGGGCCGAGGTCGCACCCAACGCCGCATACACCCACTTCAAGGACCGAGAAGCCCTGGTGCAGGCGGTAGCTCGCGTCGCCCTCGCGAAACTGGCGACCGCCATGGCCGCCGAACAGGAGGCGCTACCACCCTCCGGCGACCCAGCCGCCAGCGCCCGAGCCCGCTTCCGCGCCGTCGGATCCGGTTACCTGCGCTTCGCCCGCGCGGAACCCGGCCTGTTCCGCACCGCCTTCGCCACCCAGCGCGACGTCTCCGCGGTCGCGGAACCCGAAAGTGCCGGCCCCACCGGCAGATCCGCAATAGAAATCCTCTCGGACTCCCTCGACGGCCTGGTAGACACCGGCCTCCTCCCCCGCGAACGCCGCCCCGGCGCGGAGTTCCTGGCCTGGCCCACGGTCCACGGCCTGGCCTATCTGGCAGTAGACGGACCCCTCCGCTTCCTCGAACCCGAGCAGCTCGACCACCTCACCGACCAACTCCTCACCATGCTGGACCGCGGCGTCTAG
- a CDS encoding DUF998 domain-containing protein: MIMKTEKLLTAGVIATPLFFAVALPQAVARDGFDLSRHMISQLSLGSLGFLQIANFLVTGVLFILGAIGLNRVLTEGIGHVWIPRLVAAFGAGLIAAGLFVADPVNGYPVGEPDSLSWHGILHGAAATLSGLALVAALIILARRFIRDGRKGMAAASIAIAAAFMVLPAALPSVVSITFATVSFLAWGWISLFAAAQLRHHATASTHTPAAVRTPDFELV, encoded by the coding sequence ATGATCATGAAGACCGAAAAGCTGCTCACCGCAGGCGTTATCGCCACCCCGTTGTTCTTCGCCGTGGCCCTGCCCCAGGCGGTCGCTCGCGACGGTTTCGATCTGAGCCGGCACATGATCAGCCAGTTGTCGCTCGGCAGCCTCGGCTTCCTGCAGATCGCGAACTTCCTCGTCACCGGCGTGCTCTTCATCCTCGGCGCGATCGGGCTCAATCGCGTCCTGACCGAGGGCATCGGACACGTATGGATTCCACGCCTGGTGGCGGCATTCGGCGCCGGGCTGATCGCCGCGGGGCTATTTGTCGCCGACCCGGTCAACGGCTACCCGGTCGGCGAGCCGGACAGCCTGAGCTGGCACGGCATCCTGCACGGTGCCGCCGCCACGCTCTCCGGTCTTGCCCTGGTGGCCGCGCTCATCATCCTGGCCCGCCGCTTCATTCGCGACGGACGAAAGGGTATGGCAGCAGCCAGTATTGCGATTGCCGCCGCCTTCATGGTTCTGCCCGCCGCCCTCCCCAGCGTTGTGAGCATCACGTTCGCCACGGTCTCCTTCCTGGCGTGGGGCTGGATCTCGCTCTTTGCCGCTGCCCAGCTTCGCCATCACGCCACGGCCTCCACGCACACCCCCGCTGCCGTTCGAACCCCCGACTTCGAACTGGTCTGA
- a CDS encoding dihydrofolate reductase: MTLTLIAAVARNGVIGRGGDLAWRDRDDLQRVKRMTLGKTLIMGRRTFDSIGRPLPGRRTIVVTRQGGWASDGVTVVGSIDEALAAAGEGEAICFGGGEIYAQLIAAADRLEITEIESALDGDVRFPTLDPASWRETQRLQRDGYSWVTYLPA; this comes from the coding sequence GTGACCTTGACGCTCATTGCCGCGGTGGCTCGGAACGGCGTTATCGGCAGGGGTGGGGATCTGGCTTGGCGAGATCGGGATGATCTGCAGCGCGTCAAGCGGATGACGCTCGGGAAGACGCTGATCATGGGGCGTCGCACCTTCGACTCGATCGGGCGGCCGTTGCCTGGTCGGCGCACCATAGTGGTTACGCGCCAAGGTGGTTGGGCGTCGGACGGTGTCACCGTCGTCGGTTCGATCGATGAAGCATTGGCGGCGGCCGGAGAAGGTGAGGCGATCTGCTTCGGCGGTGGCGAGATCTACGCCCAGCTCATCGCCGCCGCCGACCGCTTGGAAATCACCGAAATCGAGTCCGCACTCGACGGCGACGTCCGATTCCCCACCCTCGATCCAGCCTCCTGGCGCGAAACCCAACGCCTCCAACGCGACGGCTACAGCTGGGTCACCTACCTCCCAGCCTGA
- a CDS encoding molybdopterin-dependent oxidoreductase, which translates to MTLPPGQRAVEGFPRFGTHLHHPPPAVPVDPVIEVGGALTQTITLSVADLAKLPRQELRADFHCVAGWSATDLLWEGTSFAAFYRTQVEPLLDKPASHVIFEGLDGFQSIVVLEDALADDVLIADRLNGQPLDSDHGAPVRLVSPSQYGFINTKHLCRIEFHTSEPPIQDRWSPLASHPRARVWEEERHRHLPGRVVRPVYRSLIGPIRALSARGSRPQ; encoded by the coding sequence ATGACACTTCCCCCAGGCCAACGCGCTGTCGAAGGATTCCCGCGCTTCGGCACACATCTGCATCACCCGCCGCCGGCCGTCCCCGTCGACCCGGTCATCGAGGTCGGCGGAGCGTTGACCCAAACGATCACACTGTCGGTGGCCGACCTCGCGAAGCTGCCCCGGCAGGAACTGCGAGCCGACTTCCATTGCGTCGCAGGCTGGTCGGCGACCGATCTGCTGTGGGAAGGCACCTCCTTCGCGGCCTTCTATCGCACACAGGTCGAACCACTGCTCGACAAGCCCGCCAGTCACGTGATCTTCGAAGGTCTCGACGGCTTCCAGTCGATCGTGGTGCTCGAGGACGCCCTCGCCGACGACGTGCTCATCGCCGACCGCCTCAACGGGCAGCCACTCGACAGCGACCACGGTGCCCCGGTGCGGCTGGTCAGCCCCAGTCAATACGGCTTCATCAACACAAAACACCTGTGCCGCATCGAATTCCACACCTCCGAGCCGCCGATCCAAGACCGCTGGTCGCCCCTCGCGTCACACCCGCGGGCAAGGGTCTGGGAGGAAGAACGCCACCGTCATCTGCCCGGCCGCGTGGTACGGCCGGTCTATCGATCGCTGATCGGTCCGATCCGCGCGCTCAGTGCGCGGGGAAGTCGGCCGCAGTGA
- a CDS encoding SH3 domain-containing protein, producing the protein MKVNVLLATAVAVGSTGLSVVLGAPAANAGTACSWNPGNWGFSDSVMDGPYGSYNLYNGNSTSCGKIPGATVVEGAPIRVICHLDNDQGNSWVYLQTSSGNRGWTSRSNVGSWWPSRPKCS; encoded by the coding sequence ATGAAGGTCAACGTTTTGCTGGCGACTGCGGTCGCAGTCGGGTCGACCGGCCTGTCGGTCGTGCTCGGTGCGCCGGCCGCGAATGCGGGGACAGCGTGTAGCTGGAACCCCGGCAATTGGGGTTTCTCCGATTCGGTGATGGATGGCCCCTACGGCAGCTACAACCTGTACAACGGCAATTCCACCAGTTGCGGCAAGATTCCGGGAGCCACGGTGGTGGAAGGTGCGCCGATCAGAGTCATCTGCCATTTGGACAACGATCAGGGCAACTCCTGGGTTTATCTCCAGACCAGCTCAGGTAATCGAGGCTGGACCTCCCGCTCCAACGTGGGCAGCTGGTGGCCGAGCCGTCCCAAGTGCAGCTGA
- a CDS encoding DUF998 domain-containing protein yields MTDTLHPAKLQNRPGEQSVTTLLLAGGVVGPLLNIVVILVLGAIRPDYNAWVVPDSNLELGPGGWMQITNYIVTGALLLAFALGTRRLLRTGRGSTWVPILLGIYGLTFVAIGPILPDPSLGYPPGAPEVLTVHGAIHSLLGLVQFTSLVAACFVLARRDRALERRGWAWYSVATGVLVAISYVVFVLLAKLSDGGPAGLIERLGIIASGIWIALLAIRLMIGNDDRSTGR; encoded by the coding sequence GTGACCGACACCCTTCACCCTGCGAAGCTACAGAACCGCCCTGGAGAGCAGTCGGTGACGACACTGCTGCTGGCCGGCGGTGTCGTTGGTCCGCTGCTCAACATCGTTGTCATTCTTGTCCTCGGGGCCATACGCCCTGACTACAACGCCTGGGTAGTCCCCGACAGCAACCTCGAACTGGGGCCTGGTGGGTGGATGCAGATAACCAACTACATCGTCACCGGAGCGCTCCTGCTCGCTTTCGCCCTCGGGACGAGGCGGCTTCTGCGAACAGGACGTGGGTCCACCTGGGTGCCGATCCTGCTGGGCATCTATGGCCTGACCTTCGTCGCCATCGGGCCTATCCTTCCCGATCCGTCGCTGGGTTATCCGCCGGGAGCGCCGGAGGTGCTGACCGTTCACGGCGCCATCCATAGTCTCCTCGGTCTGGTTCAGTTCACTTCGTTGGTTGCGGCTTGCTTCGTGCTGGCACGGCGCGATAGGGCCCTCGAAAGGCGCGGCTGGGCTTGGTATTCGGTCGCCACCGGCGTGCTGGTCGCCATCTCTTATGTCGTCTTCGTCCTTCTCGCCAAATTGTCCGATGGGGGACCGGCAGGGCTCATCGAACGGCTGGGGATCATTGCCAGCGGCATTTGGATTGCTCTGCTGGCGATCCGCCTGATGATCGGAAACGACGACAGATCAACCGGACGGTAA
- a CDS encoding bifunctional 2-polyprenyl-6-hydroxyphenol methylase/3-demethylubiquinol 3-O-methyltransferase UbiG, which yields MSTTDAVAFWDGVYANRPASTDPLPNYLLAETITGPPGAALDLGCGNGGDALWLARQGWRVTAVDISAVAVERLTELARAHGLGDRIAAEQHDLRDAFPSGEFDLVSVHYLHTPFDLDRSIVLRAAAHALRPGGLLLVVDHGSTAPWSWNQDPDVRFPTPHEVAADIELDPSTWTVERAGTPKRIATGPDGRTAEVTDHLLLIRRTA from the coding sequence ATGAGTACCACCGATGCGGTCGCATTCTGGGACGGTGTCTATGCGAACCGACCGGCGTCGACCGATCCACTGCCGAATTACCTTCTCGCCGAGACGATTACAGGTCCGCCCGGTGCCGCATTGGATCTCGGATGCGGCAACGGCGGGGACGCGCTGTGGCTCGCCCGGCAGGGCTGGCGCGTCACCGCGGTCGACATCTCGGCCGTGGCGGTCGAGCGGCTGACCGAACTCGCCCGCGCCCACGGCCTGGGTGACCGGATCGCCGCCGAGCAACACGACCTGCGCGACGCGTTCCCCTCGGGCGAGTTCGACCTCGTCTCGGTCCACTACCTCCACACCCCCTTCGACCTGGACCGCTCCATAGTCCTGCGCGCGGCCGCGCACGCACTGCGCCCGGGTGGCCTGCTACTGGTCGTCGACCACGGATCGACCGCGCCGTGGTCGTGGAACCAGGACCCCGATGTCCGATTCCCGACCCCGCATGAGGTCGCCGCGGATATCGAACTGGACCCGTCGACCTGGACTGTGGAGCGAGCCGGCACCCCCAAACGGATCGCGACCGGACCGGACGGACGCACCGCCGAGGTCACCGACCACCTGCTGCTCATCCGCCGCACCGCCTGA
- a CDS encoding AraC family transcriptional regulator, which translates to MGVVDIGCGPGVGWDFAGSSAAAPLGGAIIGYRDVGGAGLDLRVAATAAVAVMIEFGGRELIVDDAGGRQTLGSFVVGLPMAPMRIRSRQAEWVEVRLSPIRAYSLLGIAATDLGRGVVSLEELWGSEVRRLREQLADAGTWEERFALTKSFLAQRDRPTRTPDPEVMAAWHRILASGGQVKVGELAGSLGWSRKRLWARFESQIGLTPKRAAMLVRFRCAVDSLLAGRPAADVAAVCGYTDQAHLCRDVSIFADRTPGALHADNLPAIALDRYRAWGTFFQSQG; encoded by the coding sequence GTGGGAGTTGTGGATATCGGCTGCGGGCCTGGTGTGGGTTGGGATTTCGCGGGTTCGTCTGCTGCCGCGCCGTTGGGTGGCGCGATCATCGGGTACCGCGATGTGGGTGGCGCTGGGTTGGACTTGCGGGTTGCCGCGACGGCGGCGGTCGCCGTGATGATCGAGTTCGGGGGCCGTGAGTTGATTGTCGACGACGCTGGTGGCCGGCAGACGTTGGGCAGTTTCGTCGTGGGACTTCCCATGGCTCCCATGCGTATTCGTAGCAGGCAGGCCGAGTGGGTAGAGGTTCGCTTGTCGCCGATCCGGGCGTACTCCCTGTTGGGTATTGCCGCAACCGATCTGGGCCGTGGCGTTGTCTCGTTGGAGGAGCTGTGGGGATCGGAGGTCCGGCGACTCCGGGAGCAACTCGCGGACGCGGGGACTTGGGAGGAACGGTTCGCCCTGACGAAATCGTTTCTGGCACAGCGCGACAGGCCGACGCGGACGCCGGATCCCGAGGTGATGGCCGCCTGGCATCGCATACTCGCTTCCGGTGGTCAGGTGAAGGTCGGCGAGCTCGCCGGCTCCCTCGGATGGAGCCGTAAGCGGCTGTGGGCGAGGTTCGAATCCCAGATCGGTCTGACACCCAAGCGGGCGGCGATGCTGGTCCGATTCCGTTGCGCGGTAGACAGTTTGCTGGCGGGCCGGCCCGCCGCCGACGTCGCGGCGGTATGTGGGTACACCGATCAGGCTCACCTGTGCCGGGATGTGTCGATCTTCGCGGACCGCACACCGGGGGCGCTGCACGCGGACAACCTGCCTGCCATCGCCCTGGATCGGTACCGGGCCTGGGGAACATTTTTCCAATCCCAGGGGTGA